From Atribacterota bacterium, a single genomic window includes:
- the cdaA gene encoding diadenylate cyclase CdaA → MPSGFWYYCIEILIIYYVTYHLIARIRETLLFGPLKVLLVLFVVGGWSNLLGFKELRFFWELLLLGYFGAVLVAFQPEIRRIYFGHAYYRRGFLANYDLFLEGESRAKFIEEVVLTCQALARKKVGALLVLERNQSLRDFVQTGIPIDAVFSSELTFSVFLPDSPLHDGALIIRNGRIVAAGCILPLADSSQVDKLVGTRHRAGIGITEQTDALAVVVSGTTGRVSLAVHGKMAWDVEIGALKKMLKILYKKYGE, encoded by the coding sequence TTATGTTACCTATCATCTCATTGCCCGAATCAGGGAAACCCTCCTTTTTGGACCTTTGAAGGTTCTTCTGGTTCTTTTTGTCGTGGGAGGGTGGAGCAACCTCTTGGGATTCAAAGAGCTCCGATTTTTCTGGGAACTTCTGCTTTTAGGATACTTTGGAGCAGTGCTGGTGGCCTTTCAGCCGGAAATTCGGCGCATCTATTTTGGTCATGCCTATTATCGCCGGGGATTTCTCGCCAACTATGACCTTTTTTTGGAAGGAGAAAGTCGCGCGAAGTTTATCGAGGAAGTGGTATTAACCTGTCAGGCACTGGCACGAAAAAAGGTGGGGGCGTTACTGGTTTTGGAGCGGAACCAAAGCCTGCGGGACTTTGTTCAGACCGGTATTCCCATTGATGCCGTGTTTTCTTCGGAGTTAACCTTTTCCGTATTCCTGCCAGATTCTCCTCTCCATGATGGAGCACTCATCATCAGAAATGGTAGAATAGTGGCAGCGGGATGCATCCTACCCCTGGCTGATTCCAGCCAGGTGGATAAGTTGGTCGGTACCCGTCACCGGGCAGGGATTGGAATTACCGAGCAAACGGATGCGCTGGCGGTAGTGGTCTCGGGAACCACGGGGAGGGTTTCTCTGGCGGTTCATGGTAAAATGGCCTGGGATGTGGAGATCGGTGCTTTGAAAAAGATGTTGAAAATTCTTTATAAGAAATATGGAGAATAG